Proteins encoded together in one Agromyces sp. 3263 window:
- a CDS encoding glycosyl hydrolase family 28-related protein, which yields MTRSTSQTSEPILRRPRTPSARASIGAAVASALLAAAVLAAPGAAVAASGAPSAPVPAVTRAALDPELVAGRGADVPFLEQEAEGAVHTGTVVGPDRAAYTLPAEASGRSAVQLAPGQYVEFTLPAQANAITVRYSIPDSAEGGGIRSPLDITVNGRQKRTMTLTSEYSWLYNQYPFTNDPNAGLLHPDWWITECGCVPGPDYAVTTPFRPMHFYDEQRMLLGRTYEAGDVVRLAVPKRATAELTTIDLLDSELVAAPHVRLKAANVLLFGADPTGRRDAAPAFDRAIAFAKRHDLPVYVPPGSFRVDRHVIVDDVTIEGAGSWYTTIRGSEVALAEPAPDGSVHTGVGFYGKDAAEGGSTNVHLSGFAIEGDVRERIDADQVNGVGGAMSDSTIEGLYIHHTKVGMWFDGPMDGLEVRDSIIVDQIADGLNFHTGVTGSTVEHTFVRNTGDDGLAMWSETVANAGNAFERNTVQTPTLANGIAIYGGTDTIVSGNLVADPIREGSGLHVGSRFGAEPFTGSLAIVDNTTVRAGTYELNWNIGLGAVWFYALDRSIDQADIRVIGDHFLDSTYNAIMLVSDWPVKDQVSISGVHFADVRVDGTGTSVVSARVAGSASFENVDARNVGAVGVNNCGTFHFTPEGSEFSLVDLGGNDSSGVNTTGPWLAPWELPNTITCDDRPPVVAPPAPSPW from the coding sequence ATGACGCGATCCACCAGCCAGACGTCCGAGCCCATCCTGCGCCGCCCGCGGACGCCGAGCGCGCGCGCATCCATCGGCGCCGCCGTCGCGTCGGCGCTGCTCGCCGCAGCAGTGCTGGCTGCGCCTGGTGCCGCCGTTGCGGCATCCGGAGCGCCATCGGCACCCGTACCTGCGGTCACCCGGGCGGCCCTCGACCCCGAGCTGGTCGCCGGCCGTGGCGCCGACGTGCCCTTCCTCGAACAGGAGGCCGAGGGAGCGGTGCACACCGGCACGGTCGTCGGCCCCGACCGCGCGGCCTACACCCTCCCCGCCGAGGCGTCGGGACGGAGCGCGGTGCAGCTCGCGCCGGGGCAGTACGTGGAGTTCACGCTGCCGGCGCAGGCCAACGCGATCACCGTGCGCTACAGCATCCCCGACTCGGCGGAGGGCGGCGGCATCCGCTCGCCTCTCGACATCACCGTGAACGGCCGGCAGAAGCGCACGATGACGCTCACCTCCGAGTACTCCTGGCTCTACAACCAGTACCCGTTCACGAACGACCCGAACGCAGGGCTCCTCCACCCAGACTGGTGGATCACCGAGTGCGGGTGCGTGCCTGGGCCCGACTACGCCGTCACGACCCCGTTCCGCCCCATGCACTTCTACGATGAGCAGCGGATGCTCCTGGGACGGACGTACGAGGCCGGTGACGTCGTCCGGCTGGCCGTCCCGAAGCGCGCCACGGCCGAGCTGACCACGATCGACCTCCTCGACAGCGAACTGGTCGCAGCGCCGCACGTGCGACTGAAGGCCGCGAACGTCCTGCTGTTCGGGGCCGACCCGACCGGCAGGCGCGACGCCGCGCCGGCCTTCGATCGCGCGATCGCCTTCGCGAAGCGCCACGACCTGCCCGTGTACGTGCCGCCGGGCTCCTTCCGAGTCGACCGGCACGTCATCGTGGACGACGTGACCATCGAGGGCGCCGGCAGCTGGTACACCACCATCCGCGGGAGCGAGGTGGCGCTCGCCGAGCCGGCGCCCGACGGCTCCGTGCACACCGGCGTGGGCTTCTACGGCAAGGACGCCGCGGAGGGCGGCAGCACGAACGTGCACCTCTCGGGGTTCGCGATCGAGGGCGACGTGCGCGAGCGCATCGACGCCGACCAGGTGAACGGCGTCGGCGGGGCGATGAGCGACTCGACCATCGAAGGGCTCTACATCCACCACACCAAGGTCGGCATGTGGTTCGACGGGCCGATGGACGGCCTCGAGGTGCGCGACAGCATCATCGTCGACCAGATCGCGGACGGGCTGAACTTCCACACCGGGGTGACCGGATCCACGGTCGAGCACACCTTCGTGCGCAACACCGGCGACGACGGGCTCGCGATGTGGTCGGAGACCGTCGCGAACGCGGGCAACGCGTTCGAGCGCAACACCGTGCAGACGCCCACGCTCGCCAACGGCATCGCGATCTACGGCGGCACCGACACCATCGTGTCGGGCAACCTGGTCGCCGACCCGATCCGCGAGGGCAGCGGGCTGCACGTCGGCTCCAGGTTCGGCGCCGAACCCTTCACCGGCTCACTCGCGATCGTCGACAACACCACGGTGCGGGCCGGCACGTACGAGCTCAATTGGAACATCGGGCTCGGGGCCGTCTGGTTCTACGCGCTCGACCGATCGATCGACCAGGCCGACATCCGGGTGATCGGCGACCACTTCCTCGACAGCACCTACAACGCGATCATGCTCGTGTCCGACTGGCCCGTGAAGGACCAGGTGTCGATCTCGGGCGTGCACTTCGCCGACGTCCGCGTCGACGGCACCGGCACGTCGGTGGTCAGCGCCAGGGTCGCGGGCTCGGCATCGTTCGAGAACGTCGACGCGCGCAACGTCGGCGCCGTGGGGGTGAACAACTGCGGCACGTTCCACTTCACGCCGGAGGGGTCGGAGTTCTCGCTCGTCGACCTCGGCGGCAACGACTCGAGCGGCG